One genomic region from Ptychodera flava strain L36383 chromosome 14, AS_Pfla_20210202, whole genome shotgun sequence encodes:
- the LOC139149794 gene encoding proteasome subunit alpha type-3-like — protein sequence MSSIGTGYDLSASQFSPDGRVFQVEYALKAVENSGTAIGIRGKDGVVFGVEKLVLSKLYEAGANKRIFHIDRHIGMAVAGLLADARQIVETAREEAANYRSVYGAPIPLKYLTDRVAMYIHQYTLYSSIRPFGCSFILSSFEEDGPHMYSIDPSGVALGYHGCATGKAKQAAKTEIEKLKMQDMTMKDLVKEVAKIIYIVHDEVKDKAFELELSWVGEATNGKHQLVPKDIAEEAEKYAKESLEEDSDSDDEDL from the exons ATGAGTTCAATCGGTACCGGG TATGACCTTTCAGCTTCTCAATTTTCACCAGATGGGAGGGTATTTCAAGTTGAGTATGCACTCAAAGCTGTAGAAAACAGTGG TACTGCCATTGGTATACGGGGCAAAGATGGAGTAGTGTTTGGAGTAGAAAAATTAGTATTGTCAAAACTTTATGAAGCCGGAGCCAACAAGAggatattccacattgatagaCATATTGGCATG GCTGTAGCAGGTCTCCTAGCAGATGCAAGACAG ATTGTTGAAACTGCAAGGGAAGAAGCTGCAAATTACAGATCTGTTTACGGTGCCCCAATTCCTCTTAAG TATCTTACAGATAGGGTTGCTATGTACATTCATCAGTATACACTCTATAGCTCCATAAGACCGTTTGGTTGCAG TTTCATATTAAGTTCATTTGAAGAGGATGGTCCGCACATGTATTCTATAGATCCCTCAGGAGTAGCCTTG GGTTACCACGGTTGTGCAACAGGTAAAGCAAAGCAAGCAGCAAAAACAGAaatagaaaaactgaaaatgcAAGACATGACAATGAAAGACTTAGTCAAAGAAGTCGCTAAAAT AATTTATATAGTTCATGATGAAGTCAAGGATAAAGCCTTTGAATTGGAATTGAGCTGGGTTGGTGAAGCTACCAATGGAAAACATCAATTAGTACCAAAGGACATTGCAGAGGAGGCTGAGAAATATGCAAAG GAATCATTGGAAGAGGATAGTGACTCTGATGATGAAGACCTTTAA